Part of the Paenibacillus sp. JNUCC32 genome is shown below.
GATGGAGGCGGCTCCCAGATTTAAGCTCCTCTGTTCGCACACCTGACTATGGGGCATAGGTTCTCCTCATGCCCCCCTGGCTTCTAGTGAATTTTATAGTTTAGGAGTTCGTTGTTTTCCTTGGAAGACCGTTCGAAATCACAGAACGCGAATTTATCAGAGCAAAATGGAGGGGAGATCACAATGGAGAATACCATTCGGACAATCCGGTTCCACGAATACGGAGAACCAACTGATGTCTTATGCTTGGATGAGGTGGCGATCCCAGAGCCAGGGCCGGGACGCATTCGCGTGAGAGTACGCGCTTGCGGCTTAAATCCGGTTGACTGGGTGACGTGCCAAGGCCATTTTGCCGCTCAATTGCCCTTGCCTCGCGGAATCGGGCTGGACGTGGCCGGTATTGTAGACGCAATCGGAGAGGGCGTAACCGATGTTGCCATCGGCGATTCCGTTCTGGGTGGGGCAGATTTCATGAATGGATCGAGCGCCGGTGCGTCGGATCAAGCGATTATGTACTACTGGTTCCGAATGCCGGCCGGACTCGACTTTGTTCAAGCAGCAGCGTTGCCAATGGCAGTCGAAACCGCTTACCGTGGCATTGATACTCTTGGGGTGAAATCGGGTCAGACCGTACTCGTGCACGGAGCCGGCACCACGGTAGGGTTCGCCGCCGTTCAAATTGCCCTCATGCGCGGTGCCCGTGTGATCGCAACCGCTGGGCCCACCTACGCCCACAAGCTCCGCTCAATGGGGGCGTTGGTGACCTCGTACGGTGATGGAATGGTCGAACGAGTGACCGAACGGGCGAAACAGCCGGTTGACCTCGCCCTGGATACCGCGCCAATCAGCGGTTCATTGAAAGATCTGGTCCAAATCGTCAATGGGCATCCCCAGCATGTCCTAACCGTCAGCGATTTCGCCGCAGCCGCTGAACTTGGCGTTCGCACCAGCTATGGAGAACTACATACCGCACGTTATGACGTTGTCGGCGACTTTGCCGGGTACGCAGCGGACGGCAAGTTCACGATTCCGGTCGCGAAGACTTTCGAACTCGATGAATGGCGTTCAGCTGTTCAAATCAGCCAGAGCGGGAGTGCCCACGGCAAACTGATCCTCCTGCCCGACTCCGACTGATGAGCACATATAACCGATGAAATTCTGAATGAAGGAGGACATGCATTGAGTAAGAACCAACGAGAACATATTGCACTGATTACAGGCGCAAGTAACGGGATCGGATTGGCGTTGACCCGGAAAATGCTGTCGGAGAACTGGCAGGTGGTTGCTTTGAACCGGTCGGATTTTCCGGCGGACGATAGATTCCTTCAAAATCATCTCAAGGACGGACGGCTCCGAGCCTATAAAGTGAAGGATCTCACCGATTATGACGGCTTGAGGCACTCTTTGGAAGAAATCAAAAGCAAGGAACAGCGGCTCGATATTTTGTTTAACAACGCCGGAGGAGGCTTAAGTGAGCTGCGCTATTCGAAACAAGGCCGCGAATTGCATTATGAATTGTTGACGGTCGTTCCTTTTATTGTTCTGATGGAATTGAAGGAGCTGTTGAAGAACGGCAGCTTAAAAACCGTGATTAACACTTCGTCGCAGGTGTTTAGATTTACGAAGGAGTTTACGATCGAAAAATTGGAGCATCCCAAAACCTTCCGCAAAATGTATGGACCCTATGCGACTTCAAAGCTGGCTCTTTCGTTGTGGACCCAAGCCGTCGCACCGCAGCTTGCAAAGGAAGGCATTAAGATCCGCAGCGTTGACCCAGGCATTAACAATACGCTAAGAAAAGGAAAAGATTCCGGACTGACCGCAGGGTTTGAACTGTTTATGAAGTTTTTTTCCTCTCCGCCTACTCATGGAGCCAACCTATTATATGAGGGAGCTCTCGGCAAAAACCGCAATGAGACCGGCGTGTTTCTGTTCAAAGATCGGATTGCGGACTTGAAATTTACAGAACATGCGCAGCGTGTGCTGGAAAAAATATCCGATATATATAGCCTTGAATATCTTGGAGGGAATGTTCAAGTTAATGGAACGACGTAACCAAGTTTTATTTGTCTTCCATGCTGAGTCGCGAATACGGCCGTATTATCTTCATCGCGAGCGAGGAAGCCGTCATGACCTCCGGACAGATGCCTCAATACGGTATGACCATATCCATGCCGGGAAACGTTAATTTCATTAAAACACAACGAGGTTGCCGTGGAATAGATCGGGCAACCTCGTTAAACAATTGGACAGCATAGCTCAATATATGTGACATCAACGTGCTGATCAGAAAAAGAGAGTGAGTTCTTTTAATTCAATTTATTGTTTTTTAGATTGGTCGTCGTATGATCGATGCCACTTATTGAGTAATTTGTATGCTCAATCAATCCTCCCGAATATCGTGTTCAACAGATAACGAATCCCATACGCTCATCAAATGAGTTATGGCAGCTGCAATTTCCTCGTATGGAACACCGTCTCGGGCTTGTGTAGAAATCCCTCGTAAGAAGGTTTCAAATAACGTAGTCACCATGGAGATATCCGTGGATCCTGGCAACTCCCCGTTGGCTATGGCTCGTTCTATACAATCTTTGATCCACCCCCGGACTCTCTTTCTTTCCTTTGACAGAAGGTCTTGGATATGTTGTTGCTCAGGAGAACAGTTAACTGTGGACAAAACCAACAGACAACCTAAAGGGTGAGTGTTCTCTGTCTGGAACCGAGCTGCATCTAGCAATCCCATTTCCATGGCTGCTCTCGACGTTATGTTTGTATTTTTGAAAGTTTCCGAAGCATGTCCATACATCGATATGTAGC
Proteins encoded:
- a CDS encoding NADP-dependent oxidoreductase, which encodes MENTIRTIRFHEYGEPTDVLCLDEVAIPEPGPGRIRVRVRACGLNPVDWVTCQGHFAAQLPLPRGIGLDVAGIVDAIGEGVTDVAIGDSVLGGADFMNGSSAGASDQAIMYYWFRMPAGLDFVQAAALPMAVETAYRGIDTLGVKSGQTVLVHGAGTTVGFAAVQIALMRGARVIATAGPTYAHKLRSMGALVTSYGDGMVERVTERAKQPVDLALDTAPISGSLKDLVQIVNGHPQHVLTVSDFAAAAELGVRTSYGELHTARYDVVGDFAGYAADGKFTIPVAKTFELDEWRSAVQISQSGSAHGKLILLPDSD
- a CDS encoding SDR family NAD(P)-dependent oxidoreductase produces the protein MSKNQREHIALITGASNGIGLALTRKMLSENWQVVALNRSDFPADDRFLQNHLKDGRLRAYKVKDLTDYDGLRHSLEEIKSKEQRLDILFNNAGGGLSELRYSKQGRELHYELLTVVPFIVLMELKELLKNGSLKTVINTSSQVFRFTKEFTIEKLEHPKTFRKMYGPYATSKLALSLWTQAVAPQLAKEGIKIRSVDPGINNTLRKGKDSGLTAGFELFMKFFSSPPTHGANLLYEGALGKNRNETGVFLFKDRIADLKFTEHAQRVLEKISDIYSLEYLGGNVQVNGTT
- a CDS encoding TetR/AcrR family transcriptional regulator, which translates into the protein MPRTGRPRTFNRDEAVAAAMILFWEYGFESTSLAQLKTAMGDISSASFYAAFKSKEDLFREVIDRYISMYGHASETFKNTNITSRAAMEMGLLDAARFQTENTHPLGCLLVLSTVNCSPEQQHIQDLLSKERKRVRGWIKDCIERAIANGELPGSTDISMVTTLFETFLRGISTQARDGVPYEEIAAAITHLMSVWDSLSVEHDIRED